In a single window of the Pongo abelii isolate AG06213 chromosome 1, NHGRI_mPonAbe1-v2.0_pri, whole genome shotgun sequence genome:
- the RGS2 gene encoding regulator of G-protein signaling 2, protein MQGAMFLAVQHDCSPMDKSAGSGHKSEEKREKMKRTLLKDWKTRLSYFLQNSSTPGKPKTGKKSKQQAFIKPSPEEAQLWSEAFDELLASKYGLAAFRAFLKSEFCEENIEFWLACEDFKKTKSPQKLSSKARKIYTDFIEKEAPKEINIDFQTKTLIAQNIQEATSGCFTTAQKRIYSLMENNSYPRFLESEFYQDLCKKPQITTEPHAT, encoded by the exons ATGCAAGGTGCTATGTTCTTGGCTGTTCAACACGACTGCAGCCCCATGGACAAGAGCGCAGGCAGCGGCCACAAGAGCGAGGAGAAGCGGGAAAAGATGAAACGGACCCT tttaaaaGATTGGAAGACCCGTTTGAGCTACTTCTTGCAAAATTCCTCTACTCCTGGGAAGCCCAAAACCggcaaaaaaagcaaacagcaaGCTTTCATCAA GCCTTCTCCTGAGGAAGCACAGCTGTGGTCAGAAGCATTTGACGAGCTGCTAGCCAGCAAAT ATGGTCTTGCTGCATTCAGGGCTTTTTTAAAGTcggaattctgtgaagaaaatattGAATTCTGGCTGGCCTGTGAAGACTTCAAAAAAACCAAATCACCCCAAAAGCTGTCCTCAAAAGCAAGGAAAATATATACTGACTTCATAGAAAAGGAAGCTCCAAAAGAG ataAACATAGATTTTCAAACCAAAACTCTGATTGCCCAGAATATACAAGAAGCTACAAGTGGCTGCTTTACAACTGCCCAGAAAAGGATATACAGCTTGATGGAGAACAACTCTTATCCCCGTTTCTTGGAGTCAGAATTCTACCAGGACTTGTGTAAAAAGCCACAAATCACCACAGAGCCTCATGCTACATGA